From Bifidobacterium longum subsp. longum JCM 1217, one genomic window encodes:
- a CDS encoding NAD(P)/FAD-dependent oxidoreductase, with translation MFHVKHNVIIIGSGPAGYTAAIYLGRAGLNPVMVTGALSPGGQLVNTTEVENFPGFPEGILGPDLMDRMKEQAKRFGTTYIADDVSSIEACESDSVKPTYRVTLSDDSQLEASSLIIATGSSFRKLGVPGEQELSGHGVSYCATCDGFFFRNKPIVVVGGGDSAFEEALFLTRFGSSVTLIHRRDSFRASQIMVDRAKANPTITLMTNTVVTSITGTSSPTQNTGAPIAIPGLTLKRPAVAPASVSSIAVRNVVTGEESTLDTNAVFVAIGHTPATDFAAGVVDRDDDGYVVVQGASTVTSAPGIFAAGDCVDRTYRQAISAAGMGCRAALDTQAYLTD, from the coding sequence ATGTTTCACGTGAAACATAACGTCATCATTATCGGTTCTGGTCCCGCTGGCTACACGGCCGCCATCTATCTTGGCCGCGCAGGTCTCAATCCTGTTATGGTCACTGGTGCGTTGTCGCCAGGTGGACAGTTGGTCAACACCACTGAGGTGGAGAACTTCCCCGGATTCCCGGAAGGTATTCTTGGCCCGGATCTTATGGATCGCATGAAGGAACAGGCCAAGCGCTTCGGTACAACCTATATCGCAGACGATGTCTCTTCCATCGAGGCGTGTGAGAGTGATTCGGTCAAGCCGACCTATCGTGTAACACTCTCCGATGACTCCCAATTGGAGGCATCGTCGCTTATCATCGCCACAGGGTCGTCATTCCGTAAGCTTGGGGTGCCCGGCGAACAGGAGCTGTCCGGACATGGCGTCTCGTACTGCGCCACCTGCGATGGCTTCTTCTTCAGGAACAAGCCTATCGTGGTCGTAGGCGGTGGCGATTCGGCTTTTGAAGAGGCATTATTCCTGACCCGGTTCGGTTCTTCGGTCACCTTGATTCACCGACGCGATAGCTTCCGCGCCTCGCAGATCATGGTGGACCGAGCCAAAGCCAATCCGACCATCACTCTGATGACCAACACAGTGGTGACCTCCATTACCGGCACCTCCTCCCCCACACAGAACACCGGTGCACCTATTGCCATTCCTGGCTTGACGCTCAAACGACCGGCTGTAGCACCGGCCAGTGTCAGCAGCATCGCCGTACGTAATGTGGTGACCGGAGAAGAAAGCACGCTGGACACCAACGCCGTATTCGTGGCTATCGGTCATACGCCAGCCACTGATTTTGCGGCCGGTGTTGTGGACCGTGACGATGATGGATATGTCGTGGTGCAGGGTGCCAGCACGGTGACCAGTGCGCCAGGCATCTTTGCTGCAGGCGATTGCGTGGATCGTACTTAT